GTAGTATATCCCCATATCAATAATGGGTAGGCTGCATAACGGGCTGTATTGTCCTGCGTCTCCCGAATCATGCAGGCAATCAGTTCCAAACTCTCTTTCTCTGAAATTCTCTTGTCTTCCATATTCTATCAATTTTGTTTCAAAAATAATATTGTTTACGTAATAAACCAAAAATCCTTGTCTATTTTCCTTCGATACGGCTTCTTTCACTTGCCGATTTCTTTTCTACAGTCACCGCACCCGATTTCTTTCCATGATTGAAATTCCAGGTAAATGTGAGTTTCATCAGTCTTCCGCTCGAAGCCAGTTCAAAACGATTTTGAGATGAATAACTCGGTACATTGCTGAAATAAGAATTATATCGGTTGAAGATATTGTCTACCCCCAAAGTAGCTACACAACGCCCGTCTTTCCATTTTTTGCGCAGGTGCAGGTTGAATGTATGACGAGGATCGATCCCGCTATTACCGGAATACAACCGGCTAACTCCATTATATTGTGCTTCCAACGAATAGTCTGACGGTAAAAGGACCGTAGCATTAGCATTGGCGAAATAAAGGAAGTGCCCAAAGTAATCGTCCTCCCGATACATGCGGATATCTTGCCTCACTCCGATAAAGCTGGCATTCAGATTCAGCCAATTGAGCGGCTGCCAGGGAGCAGTGATGGCTACGAACCAATGGTTCTCACGATTGTGATTCTCATTGATGACATATGATATATCCGAATTCTCCGCATCTTCTTTACCAAACTGACGGATCAGATCATGGTGCAAATTGCCGCCAACAGTCAATGTATACCGGAAGTTATAGACCAGCGTAATACTGAATTTATTAATATAAGTAGGACGCAACATCGGGTTGCCTATCAGATAACTATATTCGGAAGTCTGAATCCGGTTCGGGTTGAGAGCCGAAAAAGTCGGACGTTCTATATAGCGTCCATACTGACCGATAAGCATCCACTTGTGAATTTCATCAAAATAGAAATTTCCGTCGATATGTGGAAACCAATCCCAGTATTTTCTCGTCCGACGTTCTGTTTCATTGGAGGTTTGCGTATATTCTCCCCGAAGTCCAATATGAACAGATCCTCTTTTCATATCCAGAGAATAAGTTCCGTATAAAGCACCGATATTCTCGTGATAATCGAGTTCATATCCATAAGCAACATTGGGCTTCCAACTTTCGTCAGGTTCCAGCCCTTCGTAACAGGCATCATCTTTCATTCCCGTATAGGTATATTTCATTCCTATCTGGAAAAACGATTTCTTATGTAACTGTTGTTTCCACGACAGATCGGCAGTTGCGATCTGATAAGTGGCATTAGAGCGGGAACGGTAAACGGTATCTTTATTTAGAGCACCTATCTCCTGAAAAATTTGATACTGATTTCTGCCATGCAGATCTTTAGAGATATAGTCGGTGACAAGCTTCAGCACCGAACCGTCCTTATCCAGTTTATGTATATAGTTGGCAGTAGCTGTATACATATTGTAAGTCTCTTTCTGACGATACACACCCTGACTTTCCATATCCAGCGGTCCTACCGACAGAGTAGAGTAACTCTGAGACGGCCAGATGTATCCGCGACGAACATACTCCAGCTCTACTCCCAGACTATTGGAAGAGTCCATCGTATAAACTGTTCCCATCCGAATCGTCCCGTAACGCGAAGGCTGCTTCATACGGGCCAGACTGGAAAAACCTTTATCTCCCGCTACATAATCACGGGTAACGTACAAATCTCCTTTATTCTGAGGAACCAAAGTACCGGAAGCAAATCCATAGGTATCCCACTTCCCACTATGATAATTCAAGCTACCACTAGGCTGATAAGATTGCAAGGAAGAGGCAAAAGAAGCATTCATAGAAAGATTTCCCTGAAATCCTTTGTCCGTATGACGTCTCATTATAATATGTATAGCACCTCCCTGAGCATCGGCA
This sequence is a window from Bacteroides thetaiotaomicron VPI-5482. Protein-coding genes within it:
- a CDS encoding outer membrane beta-barrel family protein, with the translated sequence MRYLIFLILAGFTGVTAWGQTSTTARPMAVNDTLTEDSTYALQEVVVRTSPVKRKADRFILSVPPAQNKDGVELLQQAPGVWLSDERISINGSSGTKVFVDNREIKLTGEMLIGYLRSLKSDDIARVEVLPMAGADKDADAQGGAIHIIMRRHTDKGFQGNLSMNASFASSLQSYQPSGSLNYHSGKWDTYGFASGTLVPQNKGDLYVTRDYVAGDKGFSSLARMKQPSRYGTIRMGTVYTMDSSNSLGVELEYVRRGYIWPSQSYSTLSVGPLDMESQGVYRQKETYNMYTATANYIHKLDKDGSVLKLVTDYISKDLHGRNQYQIFQEIGALNKDTVYRSRSNATYQIATADLSWKQQLHKKSFFQIGMKYTYTGMKDDACYEGLEPDESWKPNVAYGYELDYHENIGALYGTYSLDMKRGSVHIGLRGEYTQTSNETERRTRKYWDWFPHIDGNFYFDEIHKWMLIGQYGRYIERPTFSALNPNRIQTSEYSYLIGNPMLRPTYINKFSITLVYNFRYTLTVGGNLHHDLIRQFGKEDAENSDISYVINENHNRENHWFVAITAPWQPLNWLNLNASFIGVRQDIRMYREDDYFGHFLYFANANATVLLPSDYSLEAQYNGVSRLYSGNSGIDPRHTFNLHLRKKWKDGRCVATLGVDNIFNRYNSYFSNVPSYSSQNRFELASSGRLMKLTFTWNFNHGKKSGAVTVEKKSASERSRIEGK